A region of Subtercola boreus DNA encodes the following proteins:
- a CDS encoding MarR family winged helix-turn-helix transcriptional regulator: MSTARTDALDATRADWHRLAPDLDTEPMGTVGRILRIARLTTLMSDDLLAGHGLSRGEFDVLSAVRRAAGPLTPSQLARLLAASNASITKRLVALEAAGLARRERTNTDRRIVTVTATEEGVARVDRAIPGQLALERSLVDVLDGPERAGLEVVLRQVLLECESRIHAEPAV; encoded by the coding sequence ATGAGCACCGCACGAACCGACGCGCTCGACGCCACCCGCGCCGACTGGCACCGCCTCGCCCCTGACCTCGACACCGAACCGATGGGCACGGTCGGCCGAATCCTCCGGATCGCGAGGCTCACCACGCTGATGAGCGACGACCTGCTGGCGGGCCACGGTCTCAGCCGAGGGGAGTTCGACGTGCTGTCGGCGGTCCGGCGGGCGGCTGGGCCGCTCACCCCGTCGCAGCTCGCGCGCCTCCTCGCCGCCTCGAACGCCTCGATCACGAAACGGCTCGTCGCCCTCGAAGCCGCGGGGCTCGCGCGCCGCGAGCGCACGAACACCGACCGGCGGATCGTCACCGTGACCGCGACGGAGGAGGGCGTGGCCCGGGTCGACCGCGCCATCCCCGGTCAGCTCGCCCTGGAGCGGTCACTGGTCGATGTGCTCGACGGGCCGGAGCGCGCCGGACTCGAGGTCGTTCTGCGGCAGGTGCTCCTCGAATGCGAGAGCAGGATTCACGCCGAACCGGCCGTGTAA
- a CDS encoding amidohydrolase family protein: MPELPLEPHTLLTITNAVIIPVADGTDWFRGWLSVDSAGLISGLGEGVHPEPAGEVLDVGGAFVAPGFVSAHSHIFTSGMRGMTPGENLYGWVGVQSEFISRAEADDIYWFTLHGCLDFVDNGVTSAYNFTDSRVVGRYDPRTDRREIYAIRSERYLQRQIDAARDAGLRTMSALRVDSEFQPVDQAFGVFADAVDYARGEVPAALSLGQSVFGAVQWSAAEQAARDEVHVMDAHGIGNQAHFLETSEALDQQREKFRWYEDAGAFREGFLFGHFVHPDARQAEIAAQSGSGMVWQPTSNGRLGSGVADIPRYRDLGMPIGIGLDDQSCTDISDPFQNMRIGMYTQRAVHQDASILMPREMLRMHTLGSAEALGVADRVGSLEVGKFADFLVVDPSSPDTGPVWDVFASYAFACGLRNLKKVFIGGVLASENGESRHPLAADATAHLHGRVRETAARSGMRLAWDDAEG, from the coding sequence ATGCCGGAACTGCCCCTCGAACCCCACACCCTGCTCACCATCACCAACGCGGTGATCATCCCGGTCGCCGACGGAACCGACTGGTTCCGCGGCTGGCTGAGCGTCGACAGCGCGGGGCTCATCAGCGGGCTGGGGGAGGGCGTGCATCCGGAGCCCGCCGGCGAGGTGCTCGACGTCGGCGGTGCGTTCGTCGCGCCCGGGTTCGTCTCGGCGCACAGCCACATCTTCACGTCGGGGATGCGCGGCATGACCCCGGGCGAGAACCTGTACGGCTGGGTGGGTGTGCAGTCCGAGTTCATCTCCCGGGCGGAGGCTGACGACATCTACTGGTTCACGCTGCACGGCTGCCTCGACTTCGTCGACAACGGCGTGACCAGCGCCTACAACTTCACCGACTCGCGGGTCGTCGGGCGTTACGACCCTCGGACCGATCGCCGCGAGATCTACGCGATCCGGTCCGAACGGTACCTGCAGCGGCAGATCGACGCGGCTCGGGATGCGGGGCTCCGCACGATGAGCGCCCTCCGGGTCGACAGCGAGTTCCAGCCGGTCGACCAGGCATTCGGAGTGTTCGCCGACGCCGTCGACTACGCCCGGGGCGAGGTCCCGGCCGCCCTCAGCCTCGGCCAGAGCGTCTTCGGCGCTGTGCAGTGGAGCGCCGCGGAACAGGCAGCACGCGACGAGGTGCACGTGATGGACGCCCACGGCATCGGGAACCAGGCGCACTTCCTCGAGACGAGTGAGGCGCTCGACCAGCAGCGCGAGAAGTTCCGCTGGTACGAAGACGCGGGCGCGTTCCGGGAGGGTTTCCTCTTCGGGCACTTCGTGCATCCGGATGCCCGCCAGGCCGAGATCGCGGCGCAGTCGGGCTCGGGCATGGTGTGGCAGCCCACCTCGAACGGCCGGCTCGGCTCGGGGGTGGCCGACATCCCGCGGTACCGCGACCTCGGCATGCCGATCGGCATCGGTCTCGACGACCAGAGCTGCACCGACATCTCCGACCCGTTCCAGAACATGCGCATCGGCATGTACACGCAGCGCGCCGTGCACCAGGACGCCTCGATCCTGATGCCCCGGGAGATGCTCCGGATGCACACCCTCGGTTCGGCGGAGGCGCTCGGTGTGGCAGACCGCGTGGGCAGCCTCGAAGTCGGGAAGTTCGCGGACTTCCTGGTCGTGGATCCGTCCTCGCCCGACACCGGCCCGGTCTGGGATGTGTTCGCCAGCTATGCGTTCGCCTGCGGCCTCCGCAACCTGAAGAAGGTGTTCATCGGGGGAGTGCTCGCATCCGAGAATGGGGAGAGCAGACATCCGCTCGCCGCCGACGCCACCGCGCATCTGCACGGGAGGGTGCGGGAGACCGCGGCTCGGAGCGGGATGCGGCTGGCCTGGGACGACGCCGAGGGGTGA
- a CDS encoding MarP family serine protease has translation MEIAVDLVLAVAGLCAIIAGWGRGLLVMAASLAGIALGAWIATLAAPAVVTLLADHGWTSSLQRSIAAGVVFVLCIVIASTVLGSLAHVVRRTIGRLKAVRGIDSLGGAVLGALAWAVIVWLAGGFLLSTGQLQATQLVNSSKIVSTLNSISPVPATTALGTLDQALGSAGFPTVFADGAEIIAGAQAPDAAVPGAVDDASAGVVKILSSAPNCNTDAEGSGWVVADGRIITNAHVVAGSSEIYVQVRGSGALLPARLMVYDPQRDLAVLDVPNLGVSPLDLGTDLAASASAVVAGYPENGPFVTAPARVRQVVQATGLDIYGTEDVTREIYSLRGTVLPGNSGGPLFDTAGDVVGVVFARSTTDSDTGYAMTLAEIEPVVQAASQATSVVSSGACQSE, from the coding sequence ATGGAAATCGCCGTCGACCTCGTGCTCGCCGTCGCGGGCCTCTGCGCGATCATCGCCGGCTGGGGCCGCGGCCTGCTCGTGATGGCGGCGTCGCTCGCCGGTATCGCACTCGGCGCCTGGATCGCCACCCTCGCGGCTCCGGCGGTCGTCACGCTGCTCGCCGACCACGGCTGGACCAGCTCGCTCCAGCGGTCGATCGCCGCCGGTGTCGTCTTCGTGCTGTGCATCGTGATCGCCTCCACCGTGCTCGGCTCGCTCGCCCACGTCGTCCGCCGCACCATCGGCCGCCTGAAGGCGGTGCGGGGCATCGACTCGCTCGGCGGGGCTGTGCTCGGCGCGCTGGCCTGGGCGGTCATCGTCTGGCTGGCCGGCGGCTTCCTTCTCTCGACCGGGCAGCTCCAGGCGACCCAGCTGGTGAACTCCTCGAAGATCGTCAGCACGCTGAACAGCATCTCGCCGGTGCCTGCGACCACCGCGCTCGGCACACTCGACCAGGCTCTCGGCAGCGCCGGCTTCCCCACGGTCTTCGCCGACGGCGCGGAGATCATCGCCGGAGCCCAGGCCCCCGACGCCGCCGTGCCGGGCGCCGTCGACGACGCTTCGGCTGGGGTCGTCAAGATCCTCTCCTCCGCACCCAACTGCAACACCGATGCCGAGGGCAGCGGCTGGGTCGTCGCCGACGGCCGCATCATCACGAACGCGCACGTCGTGGCCGGCAGCAGCGAGATCTACGTGCAGGTCCGGGGCTCGGGCGCGTTGCTCCCCGCCCGCCTGATGGTCTACGACCCCCAGCGCGACCTGGCCGTGCTCGACGTGCCGAACCTCGGAGTCTCACCTCTCGACCTCGGCACGGATCTGGCCGCCTCCGCCTCCGCCGTCGTCGCCGGCTACCCCGAGAACGGCCCGTTCGTCACCGCCCCGGCGCGCGTCCGCCAGGTCGTGCAGGCGACGGGGCTCGACATCTACGGCACCGAAGACGTCACCCGCGAGATCTACTCGCTCCGCGGAACGGTGCTGCCCGGCAACTCCGGCGGTCCGCTCTTCGACACCGCCGGAGACGTGGTCGGCGTCGTGTTCGCCCGCTCCACCACGGACTCCGACACCGGGTACGCGATGACCCTCGCCGAGATCGAGCCTGTCGTGCAGGCGGCGAGCCAGGCGACCTCGGTGGTCAGCTCCGGGGCCTGCCAGAGCGAGTAG
- a CDS encoding oxidoreductase, which produces MTTSHWTPALLPSLSGKTFVVTGGNAGLGYWASEFLARRGASVVIAARSEERAARAIASILTRAPLGSVRSIALDVANLASVEAAAAELSDGPIDGLILNAGLTESPKRAVTADGFEIMFGTNFLGHFALTARLAPTLLATSGSRVVSLGSISHEFFDLDLDDLQNESDYSSFRTYGRSKLAVMLFAFELDRRLRKAGHSTRSLSAHPGFALDGMSAARPGIGAKRSNPLVRTALGAFAQGKDAGALPVVRAVADPLAEGGDYWGPDGWRQLKGEPTVVTARTRARDIRTATALWASAENLTGISLTI; this is translated from the coding sequence ATGACGACTTCCCACTGGACTCCGGCCCTCCTCCCGTCTCTCAGCGGCAAGACGTTCGTGGTGACGGGCGGCAACGCCGGCCTCGGCTACTGGGCGAGCGAGTTCCTCGCCCGGCGAGGCGCGTCCGTCGTGATCGCGGCCCGCAGCGAGGAGCGCGCGGCCCGAGCGATCGCGTCCATTCTCACGCGCGCCCCGCTCGGCTCCGTGCGTTCGATCGCCCTCGACGTGGCGAACCTCGCCTCGGTCGAAGCCGCTGCCGCCGAACTCTCCGACGGTCCGATCGACGGCCTGATCCTGAACGCCGGCCTCACCGAATCGCCGAAACGGGCCGTCACCGCCGACGGTTTCGAGATCATGTTCGGCACGAACTTCCTCGGCCATTTCGCGCTCACTGCCCGGCTCGCCCCGACACTCCTCGCGACCTCGGGTTCACGCGTCGTCTCGCTCGGCAGCATCAGCCACGAGTTCTTCGATCTTGATCTGGATGACCTGCAGAACGAGAGTGACTACTCCAGTTTCCGCACCTACGGTCGCTCGAAGCTCGCCGTGATGCTCTTCGCCTTCGAGCTCGACCGGCGCCTGCGGAAAGCCGGCCACAGCACGCGGAGTCTCTCCGCCCACCCGGGTTTCGCACTGGACGGGATGAGCGCAGCGCGCCCGGGCATCGGCGCGAAACGCTCCAACCCCCTCGTGCGCACGGCGCTCGGCGCCTTCGCCCAGGGCAAGGATGCCGGAGCGCTCCCGGTCGTCCGTGCCGTGGCCGACCCGCTCGCCGAGGGCGGCGACTACTGGGGGCCCGACGGCTGGCGCCAGCTGAAGGGCGAACCGACGGTCGTCACGGCGCGCACGCGGGCCCGCGACATCCGCACCGCCACTGCACTCTGGGCCAGCGCCGAGAACCTGACGGGAATCTCCCTCACGATCTGA
- a CDS encoding FUSC family protein — MTTILRPYARSVVTVGEHGGAHRAALRAGVSVLLPFLVLLALGHVEWSIYAAFGAFTSVYGRNAVRSARLRMQAAAAAVMVGSVLLGSVVAILPGREWAVVIVASVWAIAAARVSDVFRFTPPGPLFAVFGLCATASAPGSAANIPVAFAVAAASALLALLIGQVGRVRRRLQQAPDARGGVGPAESPARPSTRAARPLIRAPRPALRLHHTLRYGIATAIAGLLSTGLGIGHPYWAMVAAIVPLVAADLPNAFVRGTHRVLGTVAGLAVAWLLLLLEPSGLVAILLVVALQIAAELVVMRNYGLALVFVTPLALLMIDLVHPGDPGQLIADRGVETLLGTLVAVAVACASWLMTRRQVASTGTLA, encoded by the coding sequence ATGACCACCATCCTCCGCCCCTATGCCCGCTCGGTGGTGACGGTCGGCGAACACGGCGGCGCCCACCGTGCAGCCCTTCGCGCCGGGGTCTCCGTCCTCCTCCCGTTCCTGGTGCTCCTTGCACTCGGACACGTCGAGTGGTCGATTTACGCCGCCTTCGGGGCCTTCACCTCGGTCTACGGCCGCAATGCGGTGCGCTCCGCCCGGCTTCGGATGCAGGCCGCTGCCGCCGCCGTGATGGTCGGTTCGGTGCTGCTCGGCAGCGTCGTCGCGATCCTGCCCGGGCGGGAATGGGCCGTGGTGATCGTGGCCAGCGTGTGGGCGATCGCGGCGGCGCGCGTCTCCGATGTGTTCCGCTTCACCCCGCCCGGGCCCCTGTTCGCGGTCTTCGGCCTCTGCGCCACCGCCTCGGCGCCGGGATCGGCCGCGAACATCCCGGTCGCCTTCGCCGTGGCCGCTGCATCCGCGCTGCTCGCCCTGCTCATCGGGCAGGTGGGGCGGGTTCGTCGGCGGCTTCAGCAGGCTCCGGATGCCCGGGGCGGCGTCGGCCCGGCCGAATCCCCGGCCCGCCCGTCCACACGTGCGGCACGTCCGCTCATTCGGGCACCCCGCCCCGCCCTCCGCCTGCACCACACCCTCCGTTACGGCATCGCCACGGCGATCGCGGGGCTGCTCTCGACGGGGCTCGGAATCGGGCATCCGTACTGGGCCATGGTCGCCGCCATCGTTCCCCTCGTCGCGGCCGACCTGCCGAACGCCTTCGTGCGGGGAACCCACCGCGTGCTCGGAACGGTGGCCGGCCTGGCCGTCGCGTGGCTGCTCCTGCTTCTCGAGCCCTCCGGTCTGGTCGCGATCCTCCTCGTCGTGGCGCTCCAGATCGCCGCCGAGCTGGTGGTGATGCGCAACTACGGCCTCGCCCTCGTGTTCGTGACCCCCCTCGCGCTGCTGATGATCGACCTGGTGCACCCGGGCGACCCCGGCCAGCTCATCGCGGACCGCGGCGTCGAGACACTCCTCGGTACTCTCGTGGCGGTTGCGGTTGCCTGTGCATCGTGGCTGATGACCCGCCGCCAAGTGGCCAGCACCGGAACGCTCGCTTAG